One Nostoc punctiforme PCC 73102 DNA window includes the following coding sequences:
- a CDS encoding nitrate ABC transporter ATP-binding protein (This model describes the ATP binding subunits of ATP-binding cassette (ABC) transporters for nitrate transport, or for bicarbonate transport, in bacteria and archaea.) — protein MQNRNSTTTDLLGKPFATATTSRRPFLEIKDVTKVYPTKKGPFTVLDGVNLNVEQGEFICVIGHSGCGKSTLLNMVSGFNFPTSGEVLLEGEPITKPGPDRMVVFQNYALLPWRTAFENIYLAVNAVYPNKPQAEKRAIVRDHLAMVGLADAMEKKPMQMSGGMRQRVSIARALAIRPKVLILDEPFGALDAITKEELQEELLKIWGDNRCTVLMITHDIDEALFLADKLVMMTNGPHAKIGEVMEIPFSRPRDRARIMEDPQYYQLRNYALDFLFNRFAHDDVG, from the coding sequence ATGCAAAACCGCAACTCAACAACTACAGACCTACTAGGAAAACCATTCGCAACTGCAACCACCAGCCGCAGACCTTTCCTAGAAATTAAAGACGTTACCAAAGTCTATCCCACAAAGAAAGGCCCCTTCACCGTACTCGACGGTGTTAACCTTAACGTCGAACAGGGCGAGTTTATTTGCGTCATCGGCCACTCTGGCTGTGGCAAATCGACACTACTAAATATGGTATCCGGTTTTAACTTTCCCACCTCTGGGGAAGTGTTGCTGGAAGGAGAACCCATTACCAAACCAGGCCCAGACAGGATGGTTGTCTTCCAAAACTATGCCCTGTTACCTTGGCGAACTGCCTTTGAAAACATCTACTTAGCTGTTAACGCCGTTTATCCCAACAAACCACAAGCTGAAAAAAGAGCGATCGTGCGCGACCACCTAGCAATGGTGGGACTGGCTGATGCAATGGAAAAGAAACCAATGCAAATGTCCGGTGGGATGAGACAACGGGTTTCCATCGCGCGTGCTTTGGCGATTCGTCCGAAAGTTTTAATTTTAGATGAACCTTTTGGGGCGCTAGATGCCATCACCAAAGAAGAATTACAAGAAGAACTGTTAAAAATTTGGGGCGATAACCGTTGTACAGTGCTGATGATTACCCATGATATCGACGAGGCACTATTTTTAGCAGATAAATTGGTAATGATGACCAATGGCCCACACGCGAAAATCGGCGAAGTCATGGAAATTCCTTTTTCTCGTCCCCGCGATCGCGCCCGCATCATGGAAGATCCACAATACTACCAATTACGTAATTATGCTCTAGACTTCCTCTTTAATCGCTTTGCCCATGATGACGTAGGTTAA
- a CDS encoding DUF58 domain-containing protein gives MVPSKRVYLLLVLGIAIAPILYLFLSIKVTIAIIVLFNAIILGLMVADGLQVRRSRVQITRELPSRLSIGRDNPVMLKVTSPNTNALIEICDYYPTGFGISAPTHRAIIPSNTTQELTYTVNPKQRGEFPWGNIQVRQLGIWGLAWDDWQIPQSLPVKVYPDLVGLRSLTIRLTLQSSGSMRQSRKTGIGTEFAELRNYRTGDDLRFIDWKATARRVGAYGNATPLVRVLEPEQEQTLLILLDRGRLMTAKVQNLQRFDWGLNATLSLALAGLHRGDRVGVGVFDRQMHTWIPPERGQHHLNQLIDRLTPIQPVLFESDYLGAVTNVLQRQTRRALVVVITDLVDVTASMELLAALSKLAPRYLPFCVALRDPQVDHLAHTFTDNVTDAYARAVALDLLMQRQVAFAQLKQKGVLVLDAPANQIADRVVEQYLQLKARNQL, from the coding sequence ATGGTTCCTTCCAAACGAGTTTATTTATTGCTGGTTTTAGGTATAGCGATCGCCCCGATCCTATACCTTTTTCTCAGCATTAAAGTAACCATCGCCATCATTGTGCTATTTAATGCCATAATTCTTGGATTGATGGTTGCAGACGGTTTGCAGGTGCGGCGTTCTCGCGTGCAAATTACCCGCGAATTACCCTCACGATTATCCATTGGGCGGGATAATCCGGTGATGCTAAAAGTAACATCGCCAAATACCAACGCCTTAATTGAAATCTGCGATTACTACCCAACAGGTTTTGGTATATCAGCACCCACACACCGAGCTATTATTCCCAGTAATACCACACAGGAATTGACATATACTGTCAACCCAAAACAGCGCGGTGAGTTTCCTTGGGGAAATATTCAAGTCCGACAGTTGGGAATTTGGGGATTAGCTTGGGACGATTGGCAAATTCCCCAAAGTCTGCCAGTGAAAGTTTATCCTGATTTGGTGGGATTGCGATCGCTCACAATTCGTTTGACATTGCAATCATCAGGATCGATGCGCCAATCTCGTAAAACTGGTATTGGTACAGAGTTTGCCGAACTGCGGAACTATCGCACTGGTGACGATTTGCGCTTTATTGATTGGAAAGCTACCGCCCGTCGGGTTGGTGCTTATGGGAATGCAACGCCACTGGTAAGGGTTCTAGAACCAGAACAGGAACAAACTTTATTAATCTTGCTCGATCGCGGACGCTTAATGACTGCAAAGGTGCAGAACTTGCAGCGATTTGACTGGGGTTTGAATGCAACCTTATCCTTAGCATTGGCGGGCTTACATCGAGGCGATCGCGTGGGTGTTGGTGTATTTGACCGCCAGATGCACACCTGGATTCCCCCAGAACGCGGTCAACATCATTTGAATCAGCTAATCGATCGCCTGACTCCAATTCAACCAGTATTATTTGAATCTGATTATTTGGGGGCGGTAACAAATGTTTTACAGCGACAAACTCGGAGGGCGCTTGTAGTTGTAATTACTGACTTAGTTGATGTCACCGCCTCTATGGAACTCCTGGCTGCACTCTCCAAGTTAGCGCCTCGCTATTTACCATTTTGTGTTGCTTTGCGAGATCCACAAGTTGACCATTTGGCACACACTTTTACAGATAATGTTACAGATGCTTATGCGCGTGCAGTGGCACTTGATTTATTAATGCAAAGACAAGTAGCATTTGCTCAATTGAAACAAAAAGGTGTATTGGTACTAGATGCGCCAGCAAATCAAATTGCCGATCGGGTAGTTGAGCAATATCTGCAACTCAAAGCGCGGAATCAACTTTAG
- the ntrB gene encoding nitrate ABC transporter permease encodes MTIAQKRPANPRLNNSFISGLQKQFPDLIPPAIAISIFLVLWQLFAWVPGATLPGPIQVIQDTWVLIFWPFYDRGGIDKGLFWQILASLQRVAISYTLAAIVGIGLGVLIGVNKTMSKALDPIFQLLRTVPPLAWVPISLAALRQNEPAALFVIFITAIWPILINTAVGVTQIPQDYNNVAKVLQLSRKEYFTNILIPSALPYIFTGLRIAIGLAWLAIIAAEIVMSGIVGIGFFIWDAYQNNNVSEVILALVYIGVVGLLLDKAMGWLQNKILPAEQK; translated from the coding sequence ATGACAATAGCTCAAAAACGCCCTGCAAACCCTAGATTGAATAATAGCTTTATTTCCGGTCTGCAAAAGCAATTTCCTGACCTGATACCACCAGCGATCGCCATCTCAATTTTCCTCGTTCTCTGGCAACTCTTCGCTTGGGTTCCGGGAGCTACATTACCAGGCCCAATACAAGTTATCCAAGACACTTGGGTTTTGATTTTCTGGCCATTTTATGACCGAGGTGGTATTGATAAAGGTCTGTTTTGGCAGATTCTCGCTAGTCTGCAACGAGTTGCCATTAGTTATACCCTAGCTGCAATCGTTGGTATTGGCTTGGGTGTTTTGATTGGTGTCAATAAAACCATGTCCAAAGCTTTAGATCCCATTTTTCAACTACTGCGAACTGTACCACCCCTAGCTTGGGTACCTATTTCTTTAGCAGCTTTAAGACAAAACGAACCAGCTGCCTTATTCGTAATTTTCATTACTGCAATTTGGCCCATATTAATTAACACTGCTGTCGGCGTTACCCAAATTCCCCAAGATTACAACAACGTCGCCAAAGTTCTGCAACTTAGCCGCAAAGAATATTTCACTAATATTTTGATACCTTCGGCATTACCATACATATTTACTGGCTTGAGAATTGCAATCGGTCTAGCTTGGTTAGCAATTATCGCCGCAGAAATCGTCATGTCCGGTATTGTTGGAATCGGCTTCTTTATCTGGGATGCCTATCAAAATAACAACGTCAGCGAAGTAATTTTAGCTCTAGTTTATATCGGCGTTGTTGGGTTGCTCTTAGATAAAGCGATGGGTTGGCTGCAAAACAAGATTTTACCAGCAGAACAGAAATAG